In the Candidatus Izemoplasmatales bacterium genome, GAGCGGCGGCTGGGCGATGTAGATGTAGCCGTTCTCGATCAGCGGCTTCATGTAGCGGTAGAAGAACGTGAGCAGGAGCGTGCGGATGTGCGCGCCGTCGACGTCGGCGTCGGTCATGATGATGATCTTGTGGTACCGGGCCGAAGCGATCGTGAACTCGTCGCCGAAGCCGGTGCCGAACGCCTGGATCATCGACAGGATCTCCTTGTTGCCGAGCGCCTTGTCGACGCGGGTCTTCTCGACGTTCAGGACCTTGCCACGAAGCGGCAGGATCGCCTGGAATTCGGAATCCCGACCCTGCTTCGCCGAACCGCCGGCGGAATCGCCCTCGACGATGTAGATCTCCGACTTGGAGGCGTCGCGGCTGCGGCAGTCCGCGAGCTTCGAGGCGAAACCGAGGGTGTCGAGCGGCGACTTGCGGCGGGTCGCGTCGCGGGCCTTCTTCGCGGCTTCGCGGGCGCGCTGCGCCATTACGGCCTTCTCGATGATGGTACGGGCCGCGACCGGGTTCTCGAGCAGGAACCGCTCGAGACCCTCGGACATGATGTTGGAGACGACGCGACGAACGTCGGTGTTGCCGAGCTTGGCTTTCGTCTGACCCTCGAACTGCGGATCCGGATGCTTGATCGAGATGATCGCGACAAGACCTTCACGGGTATCTTCCCCGAGGAGCGACTCGTCCTTCTTGAAGAGCCCGAAGTTGCGGCCGTAGTTGTTGATGATGCGGGTGAGGGTGAGTTTGAAGCCTTCCTCGTGCGTGCCGCCCTCGGGATTGGTGATGTTGTTGGTGAAGGGATAGATGTTGGCCGAGTAGCCGGTGTTGTACTGCATCGCGATCTCCGCCGTGATGCCCTCCTGCTCGCCTTCGAAATAGGCGACGAGCGGATTCAGGAGCTCCTTGCCGAGGTTGAGGAATTCGACGTATTCGCGGACGCCGCCGTCGTATTTGTATTCCTTGAACTGGACGTTCTCGGGGTCGCGGGTATCCTTGATCGAAAGATGGATTCCCTTGTTCAGGAAGGCGAACTGCTGGATGCGGGTCCGAAGCGTCTCGTAATCGTACTCCTGGGTCTCGACGAAGATCTCCGGATCGGCCAGGAAGGTGACGATCGTGCCGCGCAGGTCGGTATCGCCAATGCAGGAAAGCGGCTCCTTCAGGAAGCCGTGCTCGAATGCGATCTTGTAGACCTTTCCTTCCTTGTGCACCTCGACCGACAGCCGCTTCGACAGCGCGTTGGTGACCGACGCGCCGACGCCGTGGAGACCGCCCGACACCTTGTAGGTCTGATGGTCGAACTTGCCGCCGGCGTGGAGGGTGGTGAACACCGTCTCGACGACGGGCTTGTGCGATTTCGGATGCACGTCGACGGGAATGCCGCGGCCGTTGTCGGTGACGCGGATCACGTTACCCGGAAGAATCTCGAGTTCGACGCGGTTCGCGAAGCCCGCGAGCGCTTCGTCGACGGCATTGTCCACGATCTCCCACACGAGGTGGTGGAGGCCGCGCGGACCGGTGCTGCCGATGTACATGCCGGGGCGCTTCTTGACCGCCTCGAGTCCTTCGAGGATCTGGATGCTGCTCGCGTCGTACTTGGCGCTCGCCTCGTTCTGGCCGTTAAGGT is a window encoding:
- the gyrB gene encoding DNA topoisomerase (ATP-hydrolyzing) subunit B, with product MDNNIPNNLNGQNEASAKYDASSIQILEGLEAVKKRPGMYIGSTGPRGLHHLVWEIVDNAVDEALAGFANRVELEILPGNVIRVTDNGRGIPVDVHPKSHKPVVETVFTTLHAGGKFDHQTYKVSGGLHGVGASVTNALSKRLSVEVHKEGKVYKIAFEHGFLKEPLSCIGDTDLRGTIVTFLADPEIFVETQEYDYETLRTRIQQFAFLNKGIHLSIKDTRDPENVQFKEYKYDGGVREYVEFLNLGKELLNPLVAYFEGEQEGITAEIAMQYNTGYSANIYPFTNNITNPEGGTHEEGFKLTLTRIINNYGRNFGLFKKDESLLGEDTREGLVAIISIKHPDPQFEGQTKAKLGNTDVRRVVSNIMSEGLERFLLENPVAARTIIEKAVMAQRAREAAKKARDATRRKSPLDTLGFASKLADCRSRDASKSEIYIVEGDSAGGSAKQGRDSEFQAILPLRGKVLNVEKTRVDKALGNKEILSMIQAFGTGFGDEFTIASARYHKIIIMTDADVDGAHIRTLLLTFFYRYMKPLIENGYIYIAQPPLYKIQYGKTIEYAYEDKELETILARIGGKPVIQRYKGLGEMNPEQLWDTTMDPAVRTLVKVNLEDAMEADQIFSMLMGEDVSTRKDFIIENAGYVRNLDI